A part of Cryptococcus neoformans var. grubii H99 chromosome 6, complete sequence genomic DNA contains:
- a CDS encoding peptide alpha-N-acetyltransferase: protein MAAIPKHRQLPDKENKLFRELLTQYELKQYKKGLKVADTILKKFPNHGETLAIKALTLHSSLPDPPTASSVPKREEAEAMARLAVKKDITSHITWHVLGILAKNRKDWDEASRAFAMARRQDPDNIPLIRDSIALLTHTRQYDAAVQVRHHYTVLRPQIRSAWLGLVIAHELAGDREEAIKTYDLYQSAVQTEGANAQEKAQVLLHIIQLCADAGRNEEALERLEKGIKEGVISPRGEVSQIKADILTALGRTDEALQTYQDLLKQNSDNLAYYRGYFKTKGVDISGPLDDITRASLLQNLDEFSQTFPRSSAPRRLALDVAQGDKFRELAQAYIIKGLERGVPSLFVDVKSIYSDQEKMVIVGEIVEGIIQKLEKDSTLSNDGTISPPTVLLWAYYYLALHLAHPLNPIPSYARSLHLLSLALDHTPTLPELYMAKAIVLKRSGDPLGAAHEMEKARLLDGQDRFLNGKAAKYWFRAGDVEKAEQLLGIFTKKDVTPAQDLTDLQSLWFLQESGDAYRLNGNTGMALKRYQTVAKVFQEYEDDQYDFHGYCARRMTFQAYTHLLKYEENLRSHPGYAKAALAAIDVYLRVNDDPSIIEEKLTPEQEAERKKATKKAQKAEQKAKKAAAASGEKKEEPPLPDDDPDGQKLLKSETLLDDALKLWKPLEAKQGERVEIWLAGYEIYIRKKMYLAALRCLLQAQALSPSNPTLHVQILAFNRLASSLPVDVPETLVSTIKQSLPTLLPTGKSPEAFNAEYIEAKKAAGDAKGLLGAAKGRLEVASEDVDGAINILRSLVSVQADIRTLQEALIFAEAKAGTEKTEELRRMFVEKAPLAWVLKGQQEKEKRKEELAKEAAAQGEGEKEGKADV, encoded by the exons ATGGCAGCAATCCCTAAACACAGGCAGCTCCCAGACAAGGAGAACAAGCTTTTCAGGGAGCTACTC ACCCAGTACGAGCTCAAGCAGTACAAAAAGGGATTAAAAGTCGCAGACACAATCTTGAAAAAGTTTCCCAACCATGGAGAGACACTCGCAATAAAGGCCCTCACACTCCACTCGTCTCTTCCAGACCCTCCAACCGCTTCTTCCGTGCCCAAACgagaggaagcagaggcTATGGCCCGTCTCGCCGTGAAAAAGGACATTACCAGCCATATCACCTGGCATGTCCTTGGTATCCTCGCAAAGAACCGCAAAGACTGGGATGAGGCGTCAAGAGCATTTGCAATGGCTCGTAGGCAAGATCCT GATAACATTCCTCTTATTCGAGATTCCATCGCACTCCTCACCCATACCCGACAGTACGACGCTGCGGTCCAAGTTCGTCACCACTACACCGTTCTTCGTCCTCAGATCCGTTCTGCCTGGCTCGGACTTGTCATCGCCCACGAACTCGCAGGGGACCGTGAAGAAGCCATCAAGACTTATGACTTGTACCAGTCCGCCGTACAGACTGAGGGAGCGAATGCACAGGAAAAGGCGCAGGTCTTGCTGCATATTATCCAGCTTTGCGCGGATGCAGGCAGGAACGAAGAAGCGCTCGAAAGATTGGAAAAGGGTATTAAAGAAGGTGTGATCAGCCCCCGAGGAGAGGTCTCTCAAATCAAAG CGGACATTCTCACTGCCCTCGGCCGCACCGACGAAGCTCTTCAGACCTATCAGGACCTTCTCAAGCAAAACTCGGACAATTTAGCGTACTATCGTGGCTACTTCAAGACAAAGGGGGTTGACATTT CTGGCCCACTTGATGATATTACCCGAGCTAGCCTTCTCCAAAACCTTGACGAATTCTCTCAAACTTTCCCTCGATCTTCTGCTCCTCGTCGTTTGGCTCTTGATGTTGCCCAAG GCGATAAATTCCGTGAGCTCGCTCAAGCTTATATTATCAAGGGCCTCGAACGCGGTGTCCCTTCACTCTTCGTGGATGTTAAGAGTATCTACTCTGAtcaagagaagatggttaTCGTAGGCGAGATCGTTGAAGGGATTATTCAAAAGCTTGAAAAGGACTCTACATTGTCTAACGATG GAACCATTTCTCCTCCCACGGTCCTTCTTTGGGCGTACTATTACCTCGCCCTTCACCTTGCCCACCCTCTCAACCCCATTCCATCCTACGCCCGctctctccacctcctttCTCTCGCTCTCGACCACACCCCCACCTTGCCCGAACTCTATATGGCCAAAGCCATCGTCCTCAAGCGTTCCGGCGACCCCCTCGGCGCCGCACACGAAATGGAAAAGGCCCGATTGCTCGACGGCCAAGATCGATTCCTAAACGGTAAAGCCGCCAAATACTGGTTCCGCGCCGGCGACGTCGAAAAGGCCGAGCAGCTGCTCGGCATATTcacaaagaaggatgtgaCCCCAGCTCAAGACTTGACAGACCTTCAGTCGTTGTGGTTCCTCCAGGAATCGGGAGATGCGTATAGGTTGAATGGGAATACCGGGATGGCGCTCAAGAGGTACCAGACGGTGGCCAAGGTGTTCCAGGAGTATGAGGATGATCAGTATGATTTCCATGGGTACTGTGCGAGAAGGATGACTTTCCAGGCGTACACTCA CTTGTTGAAGTATGAGGAGAATCTCAGATCACATCCTGGTTACGCCAAGGCCGCGCTAGCAGCTATCGATGTTTACCTTCGTGTCAACGATGATCCCAGTATCATCGAAGAAAAGCTTA CCCCCGAACAAGAAGCTGAACGCAAAAAAGCTACTAAAAAGGCCCAAAAAGCTGAACAAAAAGCCAAAAAGGCTGCTGCCGCCTCCggcgagaaaaaggaggaacCGCCTCTCCCTGATGATGACCCTGACGGACAAAAGCTGCTCAAGAGCGAGACATTGTTGGACGATGCGCTGAAGCTGTGGAAGCCGTTGGAGGCGAAACAGGGTGAGAGAGTTGAAATTTGGTTGGCTGGTTACGAGATTTACATCAGGAAGA AAATGTATCTCGCTGCCCTCCgatgtcttcttcaagcccAAGCACTCTCCCCTTCCAACCCCACCCTCCACGTCCAGATCCTCGCTTTCAACCGTCTcgcatcttctctcccagTTGATGTCCCCGAGACCCTCGTATCTACCATCAAGCAATCCTTACCCACCCTCTTGCCCACCGGCAAGTCCCCAGAGGCGTTCAACGCAGAATACATCGAAGCAAAAAAGGCTGCCGGCGACGCCAAAGGTCTTTTGGGCGCTGCCAAGGGGAGGTTGGAAGTGGCTTCCGAGGATGTGGATGGCGCTATCAACATTCTTCGTTCCCTTGTTTCTGTACAGGCTGATATCAGGACGTTGCAAGAGGCGCTCATATTTGCAGAGGCTAAAGCCGGGACTGAAAAGACTGAAGAGTTGAGACGGATGTTTGTGGAAAAGGCGCCTTTGGCGTGGGTTTTGAAGGGACagcaagaaaaggagaagaggaaagaagagttggCCAAGGAGGCGGCGGCTcagggggagggggagaaggagggtaaGGCGGATGTTTAA
- a CDS encoding type I inositol-1,4,5-trisphosphate 5-phosphatase 1 → MASPLHENDEERPQSIAALRSKFESLAIAGVSPAPTDVPSATNGHATVSSIRNGLLSPRPETPVDGQKAKPVPPPKPASRPVSPATTSPAPQPSSLLPPPAPRQAPSRPTTPKPSFQTHHSTSSVTSIVSAASDSHLKPSDTMASPPAVISPAVSPAPTPLRKSAPSVPSKPPSVAVTPSGSDGDEDEPVITSVKALREKFSGQAQASEIALRKPVDVPKASAVSVVKAATVHDSPEPLCAPSATPIPAPIPAPVIQRTLDGKTSPVMLSPASEGEALSDTNDYSSHPTAPLAPPAPPAPISRISSPVPAPAPAPSGPPPINRAHKPPPRTAISPAPIFRPESNVITPNTTSPPIPGNKPVIPSRSSSAPEAAVPPPPPERPQPPQLPVRRPTFSSPDTLEPSTASVISPPALASTPLLHTIHDDTALAPTPAPATAPPPLPDRSRANTINRSESESSATTTGPPPPRLPARHAAIPVSAGSGSTSSNANGSGSTTMNPPPPPAHPASPSKTRINSGGPPPPLLRSATVNRGSSVGSGSGSGGGGGGSPPRRSNTISRAAPFTQEKYSTSATSLGLGEKGVYSDEDDEPEEPGAVTNLSAQAKRMLDEFPDMTEANRRPPVFVPDIRVKECHHVSAFAVYGRYVCTGAHHVRVYDTQLSDHAISVVDLKETGLESRGKDPKVTAMCFRPGATESEEGRYLWCGTKDGHLWELDISTGEVTSTKAFVHTSSISYIWRHRKNIISLDEGGKLLVFDVGDIEGKPPTMARQLRIGDKFGFAKLICGKLWTSSGPLTRSTTSSATSKGPTVRIYDPCAPGTMPPPKTIFATEWAGAVTSATYMPLHHDTIFLGHEGGFVSVWDGKELVCKQVLKISSTDVLALEGVGEYLWTGNRKGQIHVFDIKEKPWLATNIWIGHPDNPVQSLVVDPYSIQSAGRYTCWSFARDALRAWDGLLSVDWIDKQLTARQSSFCTFRPVNVLICTWNIDSAKPTDLNGSVANAHFLEDVLRSVDSPDIIVFGFQEVIPLTDKKYTAKTLLFGNKSKDGGAAADRVSHAYRHWLEKLQSAVQMASPSNCPYIKIHSESLVGLFTCIFVKQSEKISLRDLDITTVKRGIGGIYGNKGAIVSRLVMDDTSICFINVHLAAGQSQKASRNADLAGILEDKAIFPPADELPFVHGGCGTGILDHEMVFLNGDLNYRIDQRRENVISSIANGELAYLLEHDQLRKEMRTNHAFRLRNFEEAPITFAPTYKYDPGTHDYDSSEKRRIPAWCDRILYKKSPRVQALNYQRYEPTVSDHRPVSAGYTIILKAIDSLKMMDVRREATGEWAKREKELLEKMQEVFDGIE, encoded by the exons ATGGCATCTCCCCTGCACGAGAACGACGAAGAGCGTCCACAGTCGATAGCAGCTCTCAGAAGCAAGTTTGAGAGCCTCGCAATCGCTGGTGTGAGCCCTGCTCCCACCGATGTGCCCTCAGCAACCAACGGCCATGCGACTGTTAGCTCTATCCGGAATGGCCTCCTCAGTCCCCGGCCAGAAACACCTGTCGATGGTCAAAAGGCCAAG CCTGTGCCACCACCAAAACCAGCTTCACGTCCCGTAAGCCCTGCGACTACATCGCCAGCTCCGCAACCTTCGTCTCTGCTCCCGCCTCCTGCACCTCGCCAAGCTCCCAGCAGGCCTACCACTCCCAAACCATCTTTTCAGACCCATCACTCAACATCTTCAGTCACTTCTATCGTGAGCGCAGCGTCTGATTCACATCTCAAACCTTCAGATACAATGGCATCTCCCCCAGCCGTAATATCGCCTGCTGTATCACCTGCACCAACGCCGCTTCGCAAATCTGCCCCTTCTGTCCCCAGCAAACCGCCATCTGTCGCTGTCACCCCCTCAGGTTcagatggtgatgaagacgagcCTGTTATCACGTCTGTAAAGGCTCTTCGTGAAAAATTCAGTGGTCAAGCTCAGGCAAGCGAAATTGCACTTCGAAAGCCTGTAGATGTTCCCAAGGCATCAGCAGTATCGGTCGTTAAGGCTGCAACGGTACATGATTCTCCTGAGCCGCTGTGTGCCCCGTCGGCTACACCCATACCTGCACCTATTCCCGCACCAGTCATACAAAGAACGCTAGACGGCAAGACATCGCCCGTAATGTTATCGCCAGCATCAGAGGGCGAAGCACTTTCAGATACCAATGATTACTCTTCACACCCGACTGCTCCTCTGGCTCCTCCGGCTCCTCCAGCACCTATCTCACGTATATCCTCTCCTGTCCCAGCTCCAGCTCCAGCCCCTTCCGGCCCTCCTCCCATAAACAGAGCACACAAACCTCCTCCACGAACTGCAATCAGCCCCGCACCCATCTTCCGTCCCGAATCGAATGTCATCACACCCAACACTACATCTCCCCCTATACCAGGCAACAAACCTGTCATCCCATCTCGCAGCTCTAGTGCCCCAGAAGCTGCAGTCCCCCCTCCGCCGCCAGAGCGCCCTCAACCGCCTCAGCTCCCTGTGCGTCGGCCGACCTTTTCTTCGCCAGATACGCTTGAGCCTAGTACCGCATCTGTCATCTCCCCACCTGCACTCGCTAGTACTCCATTGTTGCATACCATTCATGACGATACTGCTCTTGCTCCTACGCCTGCGCCTGCTACTGCCCCCCCACCATTGCCCGATCGGTCGAGAGCTAATACAATTAATCGATCCGAAAGTGAATCGAGCGCAACCACCACAGgtccacctcctcctcgtctaCCAGCTCGGCACGCAGCTATTCCTGTATCTGCTGGTAGCGGgtccacctcttccaacgCAAATGGAAGCGGCAGTACCACCATGAACCCACCCCCTCCCCCGGCTCATCCCGCATCCCCATCCAAAACTCGTATCAACTCGGGCGGCCCACCCCCACCTCTCCTCCGGAGTGCTACCGTTAACCGAGGCAGCAGCGTCGGTAGCGGGAGCGGGAgtggtggcggtggtggcggtTCCCCTCCACGTCGATCCAACACCATTTCTCGCGCAGCGCCTTTTACCCAAGAAAAATACTCTACATCAGCTACAAGCCTTGGCCTAGGCGAAAAAGGAGTATATTCagacgaagatgacgagCCTGAAGAGCCTGGAGCGGTTACCAACCTGTCCGCCCAAGCGAAAAGGATGTTGGACGAGTTTCCAGACATGACAGAAGCCAACCGTCGTCCCCCGGTGTTCGTTCCCGATATTCGTGTCAAGGAGTGCCACCACGTTTCGGCTTTTGCTGTTTATGGCCGATACGTATGCACGGGCGCACACCATGTACGAGTCTACGATACCCAGCTGTCGGATCATGCGATTAGTGTAGTAGATTTGAAAGAGACGGGGTTAGAAAGCAGGGGAAAGGACCCGAAAGTGACGGCAATGTGTTTCCGTCCGGGAGCGACggaaagtgaagaaggaaggtaCCTCTGGTGCGGTACGAAAGACGGGCATCTGTGGGAACTTGATATTTCCACCGGGGAAGTAACCAGTACCAAGGCGTTTGTACATACGTCTTCCATCAGCTATATCTGGCGGCACCGGAAGAACATCATTTCGTTGGATGAAGGGGGGAAATTACTCGTGTTTGATGTAGGCGATATAGAAGGGAAACCACCGACCATGGCGAGACAATTACGGATAGGCGACAAATTTGGGTTCGCCAAACTCATATGCGGAAAACTGTGGACATCAAGCGGTCCCCTTACCCGATCGACTACATCGTCCGCTACATCCAAGGGCCCTACCGTCCGGATATACGACCCCTGTGCGCCGGGGACGATGCCCCCGCCTAAAACGATTTTCGCAACCGAATGGGCTGGCGCGGTCACGTCGGCGACATACATGCCTTTACATCACGATACCATCTTTCTCGGCCACGAGGGTGGATTTGTCAGTGTGTGGGATGGGAAAGAGTTGGTGTGTAAGCAGGTGCTGAAGATTAGCTCGACGGATGTGCTCGCTTTGGAGGGCGTAGGAGAGTATTTATGGACGGGAAATAGGAAGGGACAGATCCATGTGTTTGATATAAAAGAAAAACCATGGTTGGCGACGAATATATGGATTGGGCATCC CGATAACCCTGTGCAATCGTTGGTGGTTGACCCATACTCAATTCAGTCTGCGGGCAGATACACATGTTGGTCTTTTGCCCGGGATGCGCTGCGAGCATGGGACGGTCTCCTCTCTGTCGACTGGATCG ACAAACAACTCACTGCACGTCAATCGTCATTCTGCACGTTCCGCCCCGTCAACGTTTTGATCTGTACATGGAACATTGACTCTGCTAAACCTACAGATCTGAATGGATCGGTCGCCAACGCCCATTTCTTGGAAGATGTGCTGAGGTCTGTGGATTCACCGGATATCATCGTGTTTGGTTTCCAGGAAGTCATCCCGTTGACTGATAAAAAATATACTGCCA AAACTCTTCTTTTCGGGAACAAATCCAAAGATGGTGGGGCAGCAGCAGACAGGGTATCCCACGCCTATCGACACTGGCTAGAAAAGCTTCAGTCAGCAGTCCAGATGGCTTCCCCTTCAAACTGTCCATATATCAAGATCCATTCAGAGAGTCTTGTAGGCTTGTTTACGTGTATCTTTGTGAAACAGTCAGAGAAAATTTCCTTACGGGATCTAGATATTACCACTGTCAAGCG AGGAATAGGTGGGATATACGGGAACAAGGGGGCTATCGTCTCTCGCCTCGTGATGGATGATACATCCATTTGCTTTATCAACGTCCACCTCGCTGCTGGCCAGTCTCAAAAAGCTTCGCGAAACGCGGATCTTGCAGGGATCCTAGAAGATAAAGCCATTTTTCCTCCAGCGGACGAGTTACCGTTTGTTCATGGAGGGTGTGGGACGGGAATTTTGGATCATGAGATGGTGTTTTTGAATGGTGATTTGAAT TATCGCATTGATCAACGGCGTGAGAACGTTATCTCATCTATCGCCAATGGCGAGCTAGCCTATCTTCTTGAGCATGATCAGCTGCGTAAAGAGATGAGGACGAACCATGCTTTCAGACTGAGAAACTTTGAAGAGGCGCCCATCACGTTTGCGCCGACATACAAGTACGACCCGGGCACGCACGATTATGATTCCAGTGAGAAAAGGCGTATTCCAGCTTG GTGTGATAGGATTCTCTACAAGAAATCGCCACGAGTACAAGCTCTTAATTATCAGCGCTATGAACCTACTGTCTCGGATCATCGACCGGTCTCTGCAGGGTATACGATAATCCTGAAAGCGATCGATTcgttgaagatgatggacgTGAGACGGGAAGCTACTGGAGAATGGGCGAAGCGAGAAAAGGAGTTGCTAGAGAAGATGCAAGAGGTGTTTGACGGTATTGAATAA
- a CDS encoding GTPase activating protein has product MAHAPPTQLGPSIAPPPPAAPSRDSTLESAGQAADIFDLYGANEESMTGSWEEPMGALYEDCEAVQEQPGQIPETTPNINIITSPPAPPSPSHSQSPSHSRPHTPIKHRFPSIISPRTDSTANSPVRYSDIQRLSPANTGSKRGSMSTGIFSGTDGTRSQTSVAASSRYPGEEEDAFHVRSTYARLGGEGVHGDGWDQGVERTRGGPTMADKRMTVFPPSKNGDIGEKERRFLASLDRYGFVNDPHRNRSESRVVSIPSSSLIKIPKMPITSSLSGKPPAQPNNNFVPSSDPGPTPKPPKSSRTDPDAEMKAKRKEGERVKKWGKMMKVKRRDGGGNIIEWQWSRDGEGAKLANRVYKGIPDRWRMAAWWTLAEEQVQKWNGKGKGKSTAQQLISDYTEAVNLPSSFDVQIDLDVPRTISGHTMFVTRYGTGQRNLWHVLHAFSQLCPTCGYVQGMGPIVATLLCYYDPERAYSLMVRLHDVYGMHEIFEPGFPGLLEAFYVQERLMEWLIPDLYQSFQRNMISTTAWGTKWYITLFVNTVPFSQQLRIWDVLWMEGRDAIIITSLAILWSFRDLLAAPNSSFESILSLLSSYFVPEDEGVFMQWIKKVLSQKKVREKMDGWRMEWKTLAKEGKSGSALL; this is encoded by the exons ATGGCCCACGCTCCTCCTACCCAGCTTGGCCCATCCATcgctccaccaccaccagcgGCACCTTCGCGCGACTCTACATTAGAAAGCGCCGGCCAGGCAGCAGATATTTTCGACCTCTACGGAGCGAATGAGGAGAGTATGACGGGGAGCTGGGAAGAGCCTATGGGTGCGCTGTACGAAGACTGTGAGGCCGTGCAAGAACAGCCAGGCCAAATTCCAGAAACCACACCCAATATAAACATCATCACCTCTCCGCCGgctccaccatctccgtcTCATTCCCAGTCTCCTTCTCATTCTCGGCCCCATACTCCTATCAAACATCGCTTTCCAAGCATCATATCCCCCCGGACAGACTCCACTGCTAACTCACCCGTACGATATAGCGATATACAAAGACTGAGTCCGGCAAATACAGGCAGCAAGCGAGGATCGATGAGTACGGGTATTTTTAGCGGGACGGACGGGACGAGGAGCCAGACGAGCGTTGCCGCTTCGTCGCGGTATCCaggtgaggaagaagatgcatTTCATGTACGGTCCACCT ACGCAAGGTTAGGCGGCGAAGGTGTCCATGGAGACGGATGGGATCAAGGCGTCGAGAGAACGAGAGGTGGCCCAACAATGGCTGACAAACGCATGACCGTGTTCCCTCCATCCAAAAATGGCGATAtaggagaaaaagagaggCGATTCCTTGCCAGTCTTGACCG CTACGGCTTTGTTAACGATCCACATCGTAACCGCTCCGAATCCCGTGTAGtctccattccttcctcatccctcATAAAGATTCCCAAAATGCCCATTACTTCATCCCTATCAGGGAAACCCCCTGCTCAACCGAATAACAATTTCGTTCCCTCATCCGACCCTGGACCGACGCCCAAGCCGCCAAAGAGCTCGAGGACAGACCCAGACGCGGAAATGAAggcaaagaggaaagaaggcgagagagtgaagaagtggggaaagatgatgaaagtTAAGCggagagatggtggagggaATATCATTGAATGGCAGTGGAGTCGAGATGGCGAAGGTGCCAAG TTAGCAAATAGGGTATATAAAGGCATACCCGACAGGTGGCGCATGGCAGCGTGGTGGACGCTCGCAGAGGAACAAGTTCAGAAATGGAAcggcaagggcaaaggaaaaTCCACTGCACAACAATTAATAAGTGATTATACC GAAGCCGTCAATCTACCATCTAGTTTTGACGTCCAAATTGACCTGGACGTTCCTCGCACTATCAGTGGTCATACCATGTTTGTCACGCGCTACGGTACTGGACAAAGGAACTTGTGGCATGTGCTTCATGCGTTTAGTCAACTGTGTCCCACATGTGGGTATGTACAAGGGATGGGGCCGATAGTGGCAACTTTGCTATGCTATTACGATCCAGAA AGAGCATACAGTCTGATGGTCCGTCTACATGACGTTTACGGGATGCACGAGATTTTTGAACCCGGGTTTCCGGGCTTGCTCGAAGCATTCTATGTCCAAGAACGACTAATGGAATGGCTCATACCTGACCTCTATCAATCTTTC CAACGAAATATGATTTCCACAACAGCATGGGGTACCAAATGGTATATCACACTCTTTGTCAACACGGTCCCTTTTTCACAACAACTCCGAATATGGGATGTCTtgtggatggaagggagggaCGCTATTATAATCACTAGTCTTGCCATCTTGTGGTCCTTTAGAG ATCTTCTTGCCGCACCGAATTCCTCATTTGAATCaatcctttccctcttgtCTTCCTACTTTGTCCCCGAGGACGAAGGCGTATTCATGCAATGGATTAAAAAGGTGTTGAGTCAAAAGAAAGTGAGAGAGAaaatggatggatggaggatggagtgGAAAACGTTGgcgaaagagggaaagagcgGGAGTGCTTTGTTATGA